From one Solanum lycopersicum chromosome 12, SLM_r2.1 genomic stretch:
- the LOC109119085 gene encoding serine/threonine-protein phosphatase 7 long form homolog: MIELSRLYGVYRSNRPSIDRSLITSLVERWRPETHTFHFRTGEATITLQDVEVLYVLPVNGDPVLGDESIRTIGYWQNICQRLLGLIPRPQDFNRSSLKVTAHMLEQLQLPDFTTQEMIDQMAGCYMFWMIAGMMIADTSDNYLKLMYLPMLEDINVVSSYSWGSATLACLSRFLCKASQSNRNEIVGFLPLLQFIWEPYSDDLIESLPDYCRIERDIWRVRDPIFCWDIIEVHLPDRVMRQFGLKQMIPTPFLFDATHFHHDRRGRPNTNWKLEHAQWLPFWNQRLQYVCDALVKREPL; encoded by the exons ATGATTGAATTATCAAGACTATATGGTGTTTATAGATCAAATCGACCTTCTATTGATCGTAGCTTGATCACTTCACTAGTAGAGAGATGGCGTCCTGAGACTCATACATTTCACTTTAGAACGGGTGAGGCGACAATCACCTTGCAAGATGTAGAAGTGTTGTATGTCTTACCTGTGAATGGTGATCCAGTACTTGGTGATGAGTCGATAAGGACCATAGGGTATTGGcaaaatatttgtcaaagaTTGTTAGGTTTAATTCCACGTCCTCAAGACTTCAACCGTAGTAGCCTCAAGGTAACTGCACATATGCTCGAGCAACTACAGTTACCTGACTTTACAACACAAGAAATGATCGATCAAATGGCTGGATGTTACATGTTTTGGATGATTGCTGGTATGATGATAGCAGATACATCTGACAACTATCTAAAGCTTATGTATCTTCCTATGCTCGAGGATATCAATGTAGTTAGCTCTTATAGTTGGGGTAGTGCGACCTTAGCGTGCTTGTCTCGCTTTCTCTGTAAGGCCTCACAGAGTAACCGAAATGAGATAGTTGGCTTTCTACCACTGCTTCAG TTTATTTGGGAACCATATTCGGATGACTTAATTGAGAGTCTTCCTGATTATTGTCGAATTGAACGAGACATATGGCGTGTAAGAGATCCAATTTTTTGTTGGGATATCATTGAGGTTCACTTGCCTGATCGAGTTATGAGACAATTTGGATTAAAACAAATGATACCAACTCCATTTCTATTTGACGCCACACATTTTCACCATGATCGTAGGGGCAGACCAAATACAAATTGGAAGTTGGAGCATGCACAATGGTTGCCTTTTTGGAACCAACGACTTCAATATGTTTGTGATGCTCTGGTCAAACGTGAACCACTTTGA